The sequence CTTCACAGCTTAAGGAGCAGGATGCACTTGATAAAATGAACGATGTCCTGGATGAAGTTCCGAAGGTAAGAAAGGATCTCGGTTATCCTCCGCTTGTCACACCAACAAGTCAGATCGTCGGCTCACAGGCAACTTTAAATGTGTTAACAGGGAAAAGGTATCAGGTGATAACAAATGAGATCAAAAATTATTTAAAAGGATTTTACGGCAGGCCGCCGGGTAAGGTAAATGATTCATTAAGAAAGTTAGCAATAGGGGATGAAAAGATTATAGATAGGAGGCCCGCCGACTATCTTGAATTAGAGCTTGGCAAAATAAAAGAAGAAATAAGTTCAAAGACACATTCGGAGGAAGATGTGCTCTCTTATGCATTGTTTCCTGCTGTGGCAATGGAATTTTTTGATCTCAGGGAAAAGGGCGAACTTAAGGTCCTGACACCGAAGTTTGAAGCACCGCAGCCGGAAAAGGATAAAAAGCAAATGGCAAGGCTTGCACCAAGTGAGTTCCATGTCAAAATACACGGAGAGATGTATCATATTAAGATCGCAGGTGCAGGACAGAGAACGGAGAATCCAAGAATGTTTTTTGTTTATGTGGATGGAAAGCTTGAGGAGGTGTTACTTGAACCGATTGTGGAGGTAGTTTCATCACAAGAGGGCGAATTGATCCCAAAGGCAGCTATAACCACTTTAAGGCCAAAGGCAACAGAGGATGGAGATGTGACAACCGCGGTCCCTGGCAAAATATCATCTATAAAAACAAAAAAAGGAGTAAAGGTTTCAGCAGGGGATACTGTGCTTATACTGGAATCCATGAAAATGGAAAGCGAAATCCATACACCGATAGATGGAATCATAGAAGAGATATACGTGAGTGAAGGTGATACCGTAAACCCCGGAGAGGTGTTAATAAGAGTTAGATAGGAGATTTTATGAAGAGAACAGCGGCAGTTGCAGGGGCATTTTATCCTGCCAACGCACCAAGCCTTGAGAAGCTTGTTAAACAGTATACTATTGCGGACAAAGAGTCTGTTAAAGCTATTGGTGTTGTTTCTCCTCATGCAGGATATGTTTATTCGGGCAGCGTGGCGGGAAGAGTTTATGCAAGTATTCGTATTCCTTCGGATGTGATCATTATCGGGCCAAATCACACAGGCTATGGCTCAAGGGCAGGCATCATATCAGAGGGTGTATTTGATATGCCGGGCTTTGGTATGGAGATTGATACGGAACTTGCAAGTTTAATAATGAACAATACCGGTATTGTAACAGAGGATCATGAAGCTCATACGGCAGAACATTCTCTTGAAGTTCAGTTGCCGTTCATTCACTTTAAAAACCCTGAAACGAAAATAGTACCAATATGTGTTATGGGGCGGGGTTTTGATTTTGTAAGGGCTATCGGTGAAGCAATCGCAGCGGCAGTAAAATCATCAAAAAAAGATGTTTTAATCGTTGCGAGCTCCGACATGACACATTACGAACCCGATGCTATTGCAAGAAAAAAGGATAGACTTGCAATTGATAAAGTTTTAAGTCTTGATCCGAAAGGTCTTTTACAGGTAACATCAGAACATGATATAACTATGTGCGGAGTTATACCTGCTGCGATAATGCTTGTCAGTGCAAAACTGCTTGGTGCTAAAGAAGCGAAGCTCGTGGATTATAAGACATCGGGTGATGTAACAAAAGATTTTGAAGAGGTCGTAGGATACGCGGGCATAATCATAGTATAAGCTTTACAAACAGACTTTTAAATCCCTGTCATTATGATTGCTTTTCTCATGCATGATTTTTTTCCATCTGTTTCGTAAGCTCTTGTGCCCTGTAATGAGAAGTAAGCCCATCTATAAAGTTGTCTATATTCCCGGATAAAAATGATTCAAGTGAATAAGAGGTAAGGTTTATTCTATGGTCCGTAACCCTGTTCTGCGGAAAGTTATACGTCCTTATCTTCTCACTTCTATCACCTGAACCTACCTGGCTTTTCCTGTTGTGTGCCCTTTCCGAGGTCTGTTTCTCCATATTCATCTGAAGCAATCGGGATTTTAGGATTTTCAGGGCTTTTGTTTTGTTCTTATATTGTGAACGTTCATCCTGGCACATAACAACAACGCCCGTTGGGATATGTGTTATCCTTATGGCTGTCTCAACTTTATTGACATTCTGCCCGCCGGCTCCACCCGCCCTGTATGTATCTATCTTTAAGTCTTCATTCTTCAGATCAATCTCTACATCTTCAGCCTCGGGTAGAATCGCGACCGTTACAGTTGATGTATGTATCCTTCCAGATGCCTCTGTTTTGGGTACTCTTTGCACTCTGTGAACGCCGCTTTCATACTTTAGTCTGCTATAAACCCTTTCTCCCTCTATAAGTATGATTACCTCTTTGTAGCCTCCGATCCCTGTAGTGTTTTCACTTAGTATCTCTGTATGCCAGTTCTTCATCTCGGCATACCTGAGATACATCCTCAACAACTCCGCGGCAAATAATGCAGACTCCTCGCCGCCTGCACCTGCACGAATCTCAAGTATTACATTTTTTGAATCGAGTGGATCTTTTGGGAGGATAAGCTCTTTAAGCTTGTTTTCGAGCTCTTGTCTTTGTTTGTCCAGTATGGAGAGTTCTTCTTTTGCAAGGGATTTTATGTCTTCCTCGTTCCCTTCTATAAGTTGTTTTGTATATTGTATTGAATTAACGCATTCTTTATATGCACGATATGTACGGGCGATCGGTTCTATCTCGTTCTTTTCTTTTATATACTTTGTGTATTCTTTTTGAATGGAAAAAATTTCAGGACTTGCTAATAATGAGTTAAGCTCATTATAATGAAGCAATAACTGCTCAAGGTTCTCAAACATAGTTACAACCCCCTATAAAACTCTCTTATCTCTTTTAGTTTACCGCAATAAAAATCCCCTTCCGTACAGGGCCCGGTTATGCATGCCGGACCTGCTTTTTTAAATATTACCGGTGCCGTTTTTTTTGATAACTTTAGCATCTCTACAGACAGTTCCCTTATTTCCCATTGGGCCCTCAGACAGCCTCTCAATCTGAAAAAATGTAAGAGCTCGCGTGCATTCATTGTAACAATGATCCTTGTTTTAACAGAACTGGGAAGTATATACCTTGCATCTTCCACCGGTATACCTGAGTTGATCATAGCATGATATAGACTAAAGGCATGTTCAGAAAAACGTGTAAATTTATCCCTGAATTCATCATTCTGTTTAATACTTTCAGGGAGTATAAAATCCGATTGATCCTCAAGTTTTGTGTACCTCTGACTCTGTTGTGAATATGAAGCAAGCCTGTGTCTGATAAGCTGATGCGTCGTTACTCTTGATATGCCTTCTATTCCAAAAGTAAAAGAAGCGTGTTCCAATACAGAATGATGCCCTGATCTCAAGATCCTTGTGATAAACTTCTCTAACTTATCAGGGGTTAATTCTTTTTTTAACTCCTCAATAGAACGTTTCGAGTAGCATAGCCTTGCAGCTATGGCTACGGTTAAATCCGGGTCTGGCGTATAATTTAACAGTATAACCTTCATTAAAAGTCTTTACGACGAACATAGGTCTAATTTTTTACAGTCTTTTTCTTCAGAATAGTTTTATCATATTTTCTATGAAACTTTTCCACCATACCGGCAGAATC is a genomic window of Deltaproteobacteria bacterium containing:
- the oadA gene encoding sodium-extruding oxaloacetate decarboxylase subunit alpha, with protein sequence MIKKVYITDTTLRDAHQSHIATRLKIDDMLPICEKMDSAGFWSMEVWGGATFDSAMRFLREDPWERLKALRKALPNTKLQMLLRGQNLVGYRHYPDDVVWKFVEKSIENGIDIFRIFDALNDIRNMRSSIKAVKQFGKFTEGAFSYTTSPVHTIQYFVDYAKSLEDMGVDAICIKDMAGLIKPYEAYELISRLKETVKIPLHFHTHDTAGFASMSILKAIEAGVDIIDTAISPFAGGTSQAPTESIVAALKDTDYDTGLSLDLLADIADYFREIKKKYKAYENEYTGINTKILIWQIPGGMLSNLASQLKEQDALDKMNDVLDEVPKVRKDLGYPPLVTPTSQIVGSQATLNVLTGKRYQVITNEIKNYLKGFYGRPPGKVNDSLRKLAIGDEKIIDRRPADYLELELGKIKEEISSKTHSEEDVLSYALFPAVAMEFFDLREKGELKVLTPKFEAPQPEKDKKQMARLAPSEFHVKIHGEMYHIKIAGAGQRTENPRMFFVYVDGKLEEVLLEPIVEVVSSQEGELIPKAAITTLRPKATEDGDVTTAVPGKISSIKTKKGVKVSAGDTVLILESMKMESEIHTPIDGIIEEIYVSEGDTVNPGEVLIRVR
- the amrB gene encoding AmmeMemoRadiSam system protein B; its protein translation is MKRTAAVAGAFYPANAPSLEKLVKQYTIADKESVKAIGVVSPHAGYVYSGSVAGRVYASIRIPSDVIIIGPNHTGYGSRAGIISEGVFDMPGFGMEIDTELASLIMNNTGIVTEDHEAHTAEHSLEVQLPFIHFKNPETKIVPICVMGRGFDFVRAIGEAIAAAVKSSKKDVLIVASSDMTHYEPDAIARKKDRLAIDKVLSLDPKGLLQVTSEHDITMCGVIPAAIMLVSAKLLGAKEAKLVDYKTSGDVTKDFEEVVGYAGIIIV
- the prfA gene encoding peptide chain release factor 1; translation: MFENLEQLLLHYNELNSLLASPEIFSIQKEYTKYIKEKNEIEPIARTYRAYKECVNSIQYTKQLIEGNEEDIKSLAKEELSILDKQRQELENKLKELILPKDPLDSKNVILEIRAGAGGEESALFAAELLRMYLRYAEMKNWHTEILSENTTGIGGYKEVIILIEGERVYSRLKYESGVHRVQRVPKTEASGRIHTSTVTVAILPEAEDVEIDLKNEDLKIDTYRAGGAGGQNVNKVETAIRITHIPTGVVVMCQDERSQYKNKTKALKILKSRLLQMNMEKQTSERAHNRKSQVGSGDRSEKIRTYNFPQNRVTDHRINLTSYSLESFLSGNIDNFIDGLTSHYRAQELTKQMEKNHA
- the thyX gene encoding FAD-dependent thymidylate synthase, translated to MKVILLNYTPDPDLTVAIAARLCYSKRSIEELKKELTPDKLEKFITRILRSGHHSVLEHASFTFGIEGISRVTTHQLIRHRLASYSQQSQRYTKLEDQSDFILPESIKQNDEFRDKFTRFSEHAFSLYHAMINSGIPVEDARYILPSSVKTRIIVTMNARELLHFFRLRGCLRAQWEIRELSVEMLKLSKKTAPVIFKKAGPACITGPCTEGDFYCGKLKEIREFYRGL